In Treponema rectale, a single genomic region encodes these proteins:
- the rpsH gene encoding 30S ribosomal protein S8, with protein sequence MAASDPVADMLAKVQNAAKVGHEKVDVPTSKMKLEIVKILKTEGYIKNFKKVQDDDGHSIIRIFLKYDDANKAVIHGMKKISTPGRRVYSGYKDLPRVYNGYGTLIISTSTGVTTGKKAAEKLVGGELICTVW encoded by the coding sequence ATGGCAGCTTCAGATCCAGTAGCAGATATGCTCGCAAAAGTTCAGAATGCGGCAAAAGTTGGTCACGAAAAAGTAGACGTACCTACTTCTAAGATGAAACTTGAGATCGTAAAAATCTTGAAAACTGAAGGATATATTAAAAACTTCAAGAAAGTTCAGGATGATGACGGTCACAGTATTATCCGCATTTTCTTAAAGTATGACGATGCAAACAAGGCAGTTATCCATGGTATGAAAAAGATTTCAACACCAGGTCGCCGTGTTTACTCAGGTTATAAGGATTTGCCACGTGTTTACAACGGTTATGGCACATTGATTATTTCAACTTCTACAGGTGTTACAACTGGCAAGAAAGCAGCTGAAAAGCTTGTTGGCGGCGAGTTGATCTGTACAGTATGGTAA
- a CDS encoding type Z 30S ribosomal protein S14: MAKKSMVIKANRTPKYSTRQYNRCQVCGRPHGYLRKFKICRICFRKLASEGLLPGVTKSSW, translated from the coding sequence ATGGCTAAGAAATCAATGGTTATCAAGGCGAACCGCACACCTAAATATAGTACACGTCAGTATAACAGGTGTCAGGTGTGTGGACGTCCGCACGGATATTTGCGCAAGTTTAAGATTTGTCGTATCTGCTTCCGCAAATTAGCAAGTGAAGGCCTTTTACCAGGCGTCACAAAATCATCTTGGTAG
- the rplE gene encoding 50S ribosomal protein L5, whose product MENYVPRLKKVYKETIAPELFKELGYTSVMQIPAIKKVVVSMGVGEALTNKKLLDAAVTDLTQITGQKAVKTRAKKSIANFKLREGQEVGAMVTLRGTIMYEFLDRLINVALPRVKDFRGIKATGFDGHGNFSLGITEQIIFPEIDFDKIVKISGMNISIVTSARTDNEARALLTKFGMPFRK is encoded by the coding sequence ATGGAAAATTACGTACCACGGCTTAAGAAAGTCTATAAGGAAACAATCGCCCCTGAGCTCTTTAAGGAACTTGGTTATACATCTGTAATGCAGATTCCAGCTATTAAAAAGGTAGTTGTAAGCATGGGTGTTGGCGAAGCTCTCACGAATAAGAAACTCCTTGATGCTGCAGTTACAGATCTCACTCAGATTACCGGTCAGAAGGCTGTTAAAACAAGAGCAAAGAAAAGTATTGCAAACTTCAAACTTCGTGAAGGCCAGGAAGTTGGTGCAATGGTTACACTTCGTGGAACAATTATGTATGAATTCCTCGATCGCCTGATCAATGTTGCACTTCCTCGTGTAAAGGATTTCCGCGGAATTAAAGCTACCGGTTTTGACGGACACGGAAATTTCTCTCTTGGTATTACAGAACAGATTATCTTCCCGGAAATCGACTTTGATAAAATTGTAAAGATTTCTGGTATGAACATCAGTATTGTAACAAGTGCTAGAACTGATAATGAAGCTCGTGCTTTGTTAACTAAGTTTGGCATGCCATTTAGAAAGTAA
- the rplX gene encoding 50S ribosomal protein L24: MNQKVKIRRDDNVEIIAGKDKGKRGTVVRVFEKNNKVRVVVSGANIVKKAIKRRSQQDAGGIAEVEAPLDISNVALVCKKCGPTRIGYKLDGDKKVRVCRKCGETL, encoded by the coding sequence ATGAATCAGAAAGTAAAGATCCGTAGAGACGACAACGTAGAAATCATTGCTGGAAAAGATAAAGGTAAGCGCGGAACTGTTGTACGTGTTTTCGAAAAGAATAACAAAGTACGTGTTGTTGTTAGCGGTGCTAATATCGTTAAGAAGGCAATAAAGAGAAGATCCCAGCAGGATGCAGGCGGAATCGCTGAAGTAGAAGCTCCTCTGGATATTTCAAATGTAGCTCTCGTATGCAAAAAATGCGGTCCTACAAGAATTGGATACAAACTTGACGGTGACAAGAAAGTTCGCGTTTGCCGCAAGTGTGGAGAAACACTGTAA
- the rplN gene encoding 50S ribosomal protein L14, which translates to MLQMQSNLVVADNSGAKLVQCIKVLGGSHRRYAGIGDIVVVAVKEAIPTSTIKEGTVQKAVIVRVAKEYRRPDGTYIRFDDNACVLIDADHNPKGKRIFGPVARELRDKDFMKIVSLAPEVL; encoded by the coding sequence ATGCTTCAGATGCAGTCAAATTTGGTTGTTGCCGATAACTCCGGAGCTAAATTGGTTCAGTGCATTAAGGTTTTAGGTGGATCACACCGCCGCTATGCAGGTATTGGTGACATTGTTGTGGTAGCTGTTAAGGAAGCAATTCCTACATCTACAATTAAAGAAGGTACAGTACAGAAGGCAGTAATCGTTCGTGTAGCAAAAGAATACCGCCGTCCAGATGGAACATATATCCGTTTTGATGATAACGCTTGCGTTCTCATTGATGCAGATCATAATCCAAAAGGAAAACGTATTTTTGGACCTGTAGCACGTGAGCTTCGTGATAAGGATTTTATGAAAATCGTTTCACTCGCTCCGGAAGTACTGTAA
- the rpsQ gene encoding 30S ribosomal protein S17: protein MAEQNVQNKAAKRSFVGIVTSDKMDKTIVVSIDSKKMDRLYKKYVTRTKKCKAHDEQNEAHIGDTVRIVECSPISKDKCWRLDAIIEKAK, encoded by the coding sequence GTGGCAGAACAGAATGTTCAGAATAAGGCTGCAAAACGTTCATTTGTTGGAATCGTAACAAGTGACAAAATGGATAAAACCATTGTTGTTTCTATTGATTCAAAGAAAATGGACCGCCTTTATAAGAAATACGTAACACGGACCAAGAAATGCAAGGCTCACGATGAACAGAACGAAGCTCACATTGGTGACACAGTTCGTATCGTAGAATGCAGTCCGATTAGCAAAGATAAGTGTTGGCGTCTCGATGCTATCATCGAGAAGGCTAAATAA
- the rpmC gene encoding 50S ribosomal protein L29: MADSKKKDKDLSYDELVAKRNDVKKQYMDLRFQAVVGHVDNPMQKRTLRREIARLNTLIHQQDLAKFRAAAAEAVAAK; encoded by the coding sequence ATGGCTGATTCAAAGAAAAAAGATAAAGATCTTTCTTATGACGAACTCGTTGCAAAGCGCAATGACGTAAAAAAACAGTACATGGATCTTCGCTTTCAGGCAGTTGTAGGCCATGTAGATAATCCAATGCAGAAGCGTACCTTGCGCCGCGAAATCGCACGCTTGAATACACTTATTCATCAGCAGGATCTGGCTAAGTTCAGAGCAGCTGCTGCTGAAGCTGTAGCTGCAAAGTAA
- the rplP gene encoding 50S ribosomal protein L16: MLSPKRVAHRKVQRGRPTGNATRDNHVDFGEVALVAMEPVWLSAKHIEAARVAINRCINREGQVWTRIFPDKPVSKKPADTRMGKGKGAPEFWAAVIKPGMILFEVGGVAKDKAEKAMHLAASKLPIKTKVAFRPTVE; the protein is encoded by the coding sequence ATGCTTAGTCCTAAAAGAGTTGCTCACCGTAAGGTGCAGCGTGGCAGACCAACTGGAAATGCTACACGTGATAATCATGTAGATTTTGGTGAAGTAGCACTTGTTGCTATGGAACCGGTATGGCTTAGTGCAAAGCATATTGAAGCAGCTCGTGTTGCTATCAACCGTTGCATTAACCGTGAAGGTCAGGTTTGGACCCGTATCTTCCCAGATAAGCCAGTTTCAAAAAAGCCGGCTGATACACGTATGGGTAAGGGAAAGGGAGCTCCAGAATTCTGGGCTGCAGTAATCAAACCTGGTATGATTTTGTTTGAAGTAGGCGGAGTTGCAAAGGATAAGGCTGAAAAGGCTATGCACCTTGCAGCAAGCAAACTTCCAATTAAGACAAAAGTGGCATTCCGCCCAACAGTTGAGTAA
- the rpsC gene encoding 30S ribosomal protein S3: protein MGQKVNPIGLRLGVNKTWQSRWYADSREYADLFLEDIKIRKLVNSLPECKNADIAEIEIVRHPQRVTIVIHTARPGVIIGVKGATIEKISTDIQKQLTKKVQIKIKEVKRAEINASLIAQNVGRQLAGRGSFRKALKQSAANAMKGGAQGIKIRISGRLAGADMTRSEEHKEGRVPLHTLRADIDYGFYEALTTYGKIGIKVWVYNGMNYGHEQNEDAGDIVKKNRRDRSSGERKARAPKSEGGKVENA, encoded by the coding sequence GTGGGTCAGAAAGTTAATCCGATTGGTTTACGTCTTGGCGTAAACAAGACCTGGCAGTCTCGTTGGTATGCAGATTCTCGTGAATATGCAGACCTTTTCTTGGAAGATATCAAGATTCGTAAGCTTGTTAACAGCCTTCCTGAATGTAAGAACGCAGACATTGCTGAAATTGAAATTGTACGTCATCCACAGCGTGTGACTATTGTTATTCATACAGCACGCCCTGGAGTGATCATTGGTGTTAAAGGTGCTACTATCGAAAAGATTAGCACTGATATCCAGAAGCAGTTGACTAAGAAAGTACAGATTAAGATTAAAGAAGTTAAACGTGCTGAAATCAACGCTTCTCTTATCGCTCAGAATGTTGGACGTCAGCTTGCAGGACGCGGTTCATTCCGTAAGGCTCTTAAACAGTCTGCTGCAAATGCAATGAAGGGTGGAGCACAGGGTATTAAGATCCGTATCTCTGGCCGTCTTGCTGGTGCTGATATGACTCGTTCTGAAGAGCACAAGGAAGGACGTGTTCCTCTTCATACTCTTCGTGCAGACATTGATTACGGTTTCTACGAAGCTCTTACTACATACGGAAAAATCGGTATCAAAGTATGGGTTTACAATGGAATGAATTACGGTCATGAACAGAATGAAGATGCTGGTGATATCGTTAAGAAGAATCGCCGCGATCGTTCATCAGGTGAACGTAAAGCACGTGCTCCAAAGTCTGAGGGAGGAAAAGTAGAAAATGCTTAG
- the rplV gene encoding 50S ribosomal protein L22 encodes MAENKGYRAVTKFLIASPTKVRPVANVIKRKSCSEALAILDVMPQKGAELISGTLKSAVANALNSNKQLDEDMLYVKEIRIDEGPRLKRVWFRARGRADQLLKRMCHITVVVDEKAGK; translated from the coding sequence ATGGCAGAAAATAAAGGTTATAGAGCCGTAACAAAATTCCTTATTGCATCACCTACAAAGGTTCGCCCTGTAGCTAATGTTATTAAGAGAAAGTCTTGTTCAGAAGCTTTGGCAATACTTGATGTTATGCCTCAGAAAGGTGCAGAGCTTATCAGCGGTACATTAAAGTCAGCTGTTGCAAATGCACTCAATTCTAATAAACAACTCGATGAAGATATGCTTTATGTTAAGGAAATTCGTATTGACGAAGGTCCAAGACTGAAGAGAGTATGGTTCCGTGCTCGTGGACGTGCTGATCAGCTCTTGAAACGTATGTGCCATATCACTGTTGTAGTTGACGAAAAGGCAGGAAAGTAA
- the rpsS gene encoding 30S ribosomal protein S19 has translation MSRSVKKGPFVDKSLYKKVSEMNKAAAADKKMIKTYSRCSTIIPEMVGNTISVHNGKSWIPVYVTENLVGHKLGEFAGTRTFKGHGGDKAAGK, from the coding sequence GTGTCAAGATCAGTTAAAAAGGGACCTTTTGTAGATAAATCACTTTATAAAAAGGTTTCAGAAATGAACAAAGCAGCAGCTGCTGATAAGAAAATGATTAAAACTTACTCACGCTGCTCTACAATTATTCCTGAAATGGTTGGAAATACTATTTCAGTACATAATGGAAAGTCTTGGATTCCTGTTTACGTAACAGAAAACTTAGTAGGTCATAAACTTGGTGAGTTTGCTGGTACTCGTACTTTCAAGGGCCACGGCGGTGACAAAGCTGCAGGTAAATAA
- the rplB gene encoding 50S ribosomal protein L2: MALKIYKPYTKGTRGRVDLVRDELTADKPEKSLTSGRKSKAGRGQGGRISVRHQGGGHKRKYREIDFRRDKHGIPGTVKTIEYDPFRSADIALVFYADGEKRYVIAPKGLTVGQKIMSGETATPTVGNALPLEAIPVGFTVHNIELTLGRGGQLVRSAGAGALVAAKEGDYVTIKLPSGELRRVHGKCYATIGIVGNEERMNTKLGKAGRNRWRGIRPTVRGMAMNPVDHPLGGGEGAGKGHQPVTPWGQPCRGYKTRNKRKTSDRFIISRRKK; the protein is encoded by the coding sequence ATGGCTCTTAAAATATACAAACCTTATACAAAAGGTACACGTGGTCGTGTTGACTTAGTACGTGATGAATTGACAGCCGATAAACCCGAGAAAAGCTTAACTTCTGGCCGCAAATCAAAGGCTGGTCGTGGACAGGGTGGTCGTATTTCTGTACGTCACCAGGGTGGCGGTCATAAAAGAAAGTATCGTGAAATCGACTTTAGACGCGATAAGCACGGTATTCCTGGAACAGTTAAGACTATTGAATATGATCCATTCAGAAGTGCAGACATTGCATTGGTATTCTATGCTGACGGCGAGAAACGCTATGTAATCGCACCAAAAGGATTGACTGTAGGACAGAAGATTATGTCTGGTGAAACTGCTACACCAACAGTTGGAAATGCTCTTCCATTGGAAGCTATTCCAGTAGGTTTCACAGTTCACAACATTGAGCTTACACTCGGTCGTGGTGGTCAGCTTGTTCGTTCTGCAGGTGCAGGAGCTTTGGTTGCTGCAAAAGAAGGTGATTATGTAACAATCAAACTTCCTTCTGGAGAACTTCGTCGTGTTCATGGTAAGTGTTATGCAACAATCGGTATTGTTGGAAACGAAGAACGCATGAATACAAAGCTTGGTAAAGCTGGTCGCAACAGATGGCGCGGTATCCGTCCGACTGTACGTGGTATGGCTATGAACCCAGTAGATCATCCACTTGGTGGTGGTGAAGGTGCTGGTAAAGGACATCAGCCTGTTACTCCTTGGGGACAGCCTTGTAGAGGTTACAAAACTCGTAATAAGAGAAAGACCTCTGATCGCTTTATCATTAGTCGCCGCAAGAAGTAG
- a CDS encoding 50S ribosomal protein L23: MNYEDVLIEPVLSEKATALREQNKYTFIVKSDATKTDVKEAVRRLFNVKVADCTVVNVLGKIRRLRGRPGRTASYKKAIVKLEAGEKIKVFEGV; encoded by the coding sequence ATGAATTACGAAGATGTTCTTATTGAGCCTGTACTTTCAGAAAAAGCAACTGCTCTTCGTGAACAGAATAAATATACGTTCATTGTAAAATCAGATGCTACTAAAACAGATGTAAAAGAAGCTGTTCGTAGACTTTTCAACGTAAAAGTTGCTGATTGTACAGTTGTTAATGTACTTGGAAAGATTAGAAGACTTCGCGGAAGACCGGGAAGAACTGCCAGCTACAAGAAAGCAATCGTAAAGCTTGAAGCTGGAGAAAAAATTAAGGTATTTGAAGGCGTCTGA
- the rplD gene encoding 50S ribosomal protein L4, whose product MEKKVYSIDGKELRTINLDDKIFGLPVNEDVIYYAITNELANKRVGTACTKTRAEVHGSNAKPYKQKGTGNARRGDKKSPITVGGGTIFGPKPRDYSYSIPKKEKRLAMKSILSLQAQSDRLTVVEDFTIESGKTKDLVKILNNFTKGERTVILLKDDDKLIRQAGKNLPNVYFLSYNRLRAHDLYYGRKVIMLEGAAKNLSDFYADSKEAE is encoded by the coding sequence ATGGAAAAGAAAGTCTATTCAATCGATGGTAAAGAACTCAGGACAATTAATCTTGATGATAAAATTTTCGGACTCCCAGTCAACGAAGATGTTATCTATTATGCCATCACTAACGAATTAGCAAATAAACGTGTTGGAACAGCTTGTACAAAAACACGTGCAGAAGTTCATGGCAGCAATGCTAAACCTTACAAACAGAAGGGAACTGGTAATGCACGTCGTGGTGATAAAAAGTCACCAATCACTGTTGGCGGCGGTACAATTTTTGGACCTAAACCACGTGATTACAGCTATTCAATTCCAAAGAAAGAAAAACGTCTTGCAATGAAGTCTATCTTGAGTCTTCAGGCTCAGAGCGACAGACTTACAGTTGTTGAAGACTTCACAATTGAAAGCGGAAAGACAAAGGACCTTGTAAAGATTCTTAATAACTTTACTAAGGGTGAGCGCACTGTAATCCTTCTTAAGGATGATGATAAGCTCATTAGACAGGCAGGAAAGAATCTTCCTAATGTTTACTTCCTTTCTTATAACCGTCTTCGTGCTCATGACCTTTACTACGGAAGAAAGGTTATCATGCTTGAAGGTGCAGCTAAGAATCTTTCTGATTTCTATGCTGACTCAAAGGAGGCTGAATAA
- the rplC gene encoding 50S ribosomal protein L3 yields MKGLIAKKVGMTQVFDENGNLTPVTVIRVEPNTVVATKTEEKCGYNAVVLGLDDLKASKVSKPYAKQFPENVTPKRHLKEFRDFEGEVAVGDQIGVELFNSIRFIDVTATSKGKGFQGVMKRWGFHGGRATHGSKFHREAGGTGNSTTPGHCLKNVKMAGRMGNDRVTVQNLKVIKVDPELKVLMVRGAVPGVKDATLIVKAAVKK; encoded by the coding sequence ATGAAAGGTCTGATAGCAAAAAAAGTAGGAATGACACAGGTATTCGACGAAAACGGAAATCTGACACCAGTAACCGTGATCCGCGTTGAGCCAAACACAGTTGTTGCTACAAAGACAGAGGAAAAATGCGGTTATAACGCAGTGGTACTTGGTCTTGATGATTTGAAAGCATCAAAAGTATCAAAGCCTTATGCAAAGCAGTTTCCTGAAAATGTGACACCAAAACGTCATCTTAAAGAATTTCGCGATTTTGAAGGCGAAGTTGCAGTTGGCGACCAGATTGGTGTGGAATTATTCAATTCAATTCGTTTCATCGATGTAACCGCTACCTCTAAGGGTAAGGGTTTCCAGGGTGTTATGAAGAGATGGGGCTTCCATGGTGGACGTGCTACTCACGGTTCTAAGTTCCATAGAGAGGCCGGTGGTACAGGTAACTCAACAACTCCAGGACACTGCCTTAAGAACGTTAAAATGGCAGGCCGCATGGGTAATGATCGTGTTACAGTACAGAATCTCAAGGTTATCAAAGTTGACCCTGAGTTGAAAGTTTTGATGGTTCGTGGTGCAGTTCCTGGGGTTAAAGATGCAACACTTATCGTTAAGGCTGCTGTTAAGAAATAA
- the rpsJ gene encoding 30S ribosomal protein S10, which yields MANGKIRVRLRAFDVALIDQSAKDIVQQVQKAGAKVSGPVPLPTRINKVTVLRSPFVNKKSREQFEMRTHKRLIDIFEPSSEVMDSLMKLELPAGVDVEIKQ from the coding sequence ATGGCAAACGGCAAGATTCGTGTAAGACTTCGTGCTTTTGACGTAGCTCTTATCGATCAGTCTGCAAAAGACATTGTACAGCAGGTTCAGAAGGCTGGAGCAAAGGTTTCAGGACCAGTTCCGCTTCCAACAAGAATTAATAAAGTAACAGTTCTTCGTTCACCATTCGTTAACAAGAAGTCACGTGAACAGTTTGAAATGAGAACTCACAAACGCCTTATTGATATTTTTGAACCAAGCTCAGAAGTTATGGATTCACTTATGAAGCTTGAGCTTCCTGCAGGTGTTGACGTAGAAATTAAACAGTAA